From the genome of Capsicum annuum cultivar UCD-10X-F1 chromosome 4, UCD10Xv1.1, whole genome shotgun sequence:
gaatacactgggtttgttgttgttgaaatatcCCTCCTCTTAACggaattccaccaagcatgccacctagataaaaaaaaagtcacGTGGATATGCCACAtcaccatccacatgtaaaatattattttttaattatatgacattcctttcttctttacttttacttttttgcaAAGCAGTTTTATCGATCTGGAATGATcagcaaaattaaaaatttctacaaatatttaaataaaatgaaataaatcagTGTTTTTACTGGATTTAGTTTAACGTTTTGGAGATTTCTCGACATTGGGAaggtactaaataaatttattaaaggagtacaaattattcaatttttttcattatatgataaaCTTTCCACTtagattattaaagaaaattatatccatgtttttctaatgattaaaatatattaaatctgCCCCAACAAGttgcgagacatcctcatcaatctctccattttcctggatcgtagacccaagatacttaaaactatccctcttgcaaactaCCCGAGAGTCCAACTTCACCaccacctcctcctcttgcctcgagtcactaaacttgcactccaaataaTCCGTCTTGGTCCTCCTCTTGCCTCGaatcactaaacttgcactccaaataaTCCGTCTTGGTCCTCTCCAGACCAAGACGGATTATTTGGAGTGCAaatttagtgactcgaggcaagaagAGGAGGTGGTGGTGAAGTTGGACTCTCGGGtagtttgcaagagggatagttttaagtatcttgggtctacgatccAGGgtaatggagagattgatgagaaTGTCTCGCACCGAATTGAGGCAGATTTGATGAAATGGAGGATCGCTTCGGGGATTTTATGCTATAAGAAGGTgtctcctaagcttaaaggcaaattctataaagtTGCAGTCCGGCCAGTTATGTTGTatgaagcggagtgttggccagttaagacttcccatatccaaaagttgaaggtggtggaaatgaggatgttgcgttggatgtgtggtcttacaagggctgacatggttaggaatgagattatttgggagaaggtgagagtggtaTCGGTGGAAGaaaaaatgcgggaagtgaggttgagatggtttggtcatgtgatgaggaggggcacggatgccccagttcgtaggtgtgagagactagcgttagatggtttcaagcggggcagggatagaccgaagaaatactgaagagaaatgattagacgtgacatggaacaATTAcatctcactgaggacatgaccctggataggaaggtttggaggaaaaatacTAGGATAGAAGGATAAGGTGGGGGATGAATCGTAGTCCGTAGTTAGGAGggttttggtgtcttttgtttggtaatatacattatttttgtggatgttgtatctatgttagttttatcatgtttcatgctttgaatatttttgtatattgtcttgcgtcttgagccgggggtctatcggaaatagcctctctacttttttagaggtagtggtatggactgcgtacattctaccctccctagaccccactaggtgggaatatactgggtaggGGTGtaataggtcgggttggttcggtttttcattaaaatataaccaaaccaacaatgtcggttttctaaatctataaaacaaatcaaatcaatatacaATCAGTTTTTATATTTAGGTTTTAATCggttttttttggtttttcgatttttttctcgatttttttacaattataatgtgattgaagaaaaaattaaatgttttcactaaaaagataaaaaaaaaatagtcatagagtagttccaattaaaattaagttggcaaattactaagatgtttaaactactatctctcaaaataatattatgtggatactcagtggttcaatttgtaagtcactagtcacaatagcttgtctgaaagtttccttcacataaaatgagagcataaagaagaatgaagaattggagacaacttattaaaaatttaactccataaaataattaactataacataattccacaagataaaagagaaagaagagaaacaaacctaaatcaaaacttgacgaatgaggagaatgaaaaaagtaagatgaaagtaagatgaggaaataatgagaactctctgaaaacttggaaagtaaaatgtaaagtgaaaCAATTGAAGAGTTAtagatttttatattaatattgagttttgtattaatctgttactaatggataaatattagggaaaaggacagcaatagcacctaaaactaaaataatatcataaaaatagcactcaaaattaaataccctaTAAATAGCCACAAACTAATTTCACTAGCTAACCTTCACTGTCATACGCTTAAACATAATCGAAAATGTCGTTAAAGTAACTCTCTTTCTTTCTATCCTTGTCATTCACAATTTCCTTTCCATTCAAACTCCCAAATctccattcttttacctttttcgatacttcaattaatctttcttattccataaattttgtataaaatctccaaaaatctgcattcaattagcttcctataattttttcccattgtaaatttgctcaaaattgatacaaaataatggcttcaacttcagttttagtttcaataatgataaaatacggaggtcagtggatatctgatgtttaatttaagtgtatcaatgtggtataaaagagtatcaactgagtatagggactgcatgtgcaTGCAAAGAATTTCCTCtcccttttttaaaaagtatatcaatgtagtataaaagtgtatcaatgtgacataaaaatgtattaaatgggTATAAAGATTGTATATGCACCCATAGGttccccttcttttttttttttttaaaagtgtatcaatgtggtataaaggTGTATCAagctggtataaaagagtatcaattgggtatagagactgtatgtgcatgcaaaggtttccttctctcttttaaaaaatgtgtatcaatctgatataaaagagtatctattggcatattctttttttttttttacatgcatcaaaacatcTCCGACTCACCGTGATTGAGTCATCCTCTAAGAAGAACATCTCCGACTCACCGCCGTGATTGAATCAGCCTCTGAGAAGAACATGGACTAAGACATGACTTTTCTCTTACCTTgagacctcattattttatttttttcttcttcaagtttaaagaactatgacattgcttcaagtacaaacccgtatgtaatgattctgtaaaataatcatcattaacaacaaatttgAGATCAAAATTGACCGCCTTACgcgttaattttaactttcctttatttcctattttttgcttcatgtccatagttttcaatgctccaatgcaagaaacaataaatcaattttttatattgatcataaaatacagtagattgatcgatgcataatagaggagaaaaaaagaagatttgagaaagtatacttagaaaagaaaagtgatttaagagtaaTAACTATAAAGagcatttaattttcttaattgtGTAAGGAGAGTGGTTTTGGGCCAAGTggctaaaaaaagaaaataaattgggccgactgactctaattgtccatattttcatagtgtgggccatttttttttaaaatgatcagttcatgtccttttcctaaatattataactaaaggcccaagaatatatatctattttctgaaattaaaaaagttataaaagtaattagaaagtagattataagtaatatttttttacgtataaaaaattaaaattatatatgtattatgtcggttcgatttaggtttggtttgattttatttttgctaataccaaaccaatcCAAGAATAATCGGGTTTTTTTTttgaacaccaaaccaatcaaaccaaaccataagtcagtttttttcctcggtttggtttgattcatcggttcggtttgacttaacggtttggtttgtacacccctaatactggatttgttgttgttgttgttgttgtaaaatatattaaatgtcatttacttttctgaaagtagaattttcaaaaattctaagaatacttgatgattaaacataaaatttaaaaaactatcaacaatcatTGAGTCCAGAAAAGATAAATCAATATCACTgaatataatctttttatttaattccttcatcaagaagaaaggaatgccatataattaaaaaataaaattttacatgcGGATGGTGACGTGGCATAGCCACGTGGCTTTTTtacctaggtggcatgcttggtggaatttcgttaaggggaggggtatttttgagccaaatatttaacggaggggtatttttgagccaaaaaactaacgaggggtaattttgattcatttcaaatagtttaggggtatttttgacccttttctgaaaaataaaattttacatgtggatggtgaCGTGGCATAGCCACGTGGTTTTTTtacctaggtggcatgcttggtggaattccGTTAAGGaggggggtatttttgagtcaaatatttaacggaggggtatttttgagccaaaaaactaacgaggggtatttttgatccatttcagatagttcagggtatttttgacccttttctgaATTCAAAATGAAGAGTATTAAAGGTACAATGTTAACACATAAAATTAATAAACCACTTCACCTTCTCTCCAAAAAAAAAGTTCATAATAAATGTAGACAAAGAGAGGGGCTTGGCCAcagaggaggaagaggaggttAGTAAAAGTCGATAAACATCAACAACCTCTTGTGTGGCCCCTTGCAAAACAAAGAAAGGGAAATTGTTCATGTTTAAATATTAGTTCAATGTGGGACCTttggaaataaagaagaaatcaatcatataacaAAGCATGGATAATTCACAACACATTTCTCCGTCCCTAGTGACGTGACAGCAAACTGTGCAATTGGTGAAAGATTCCACACGACTGACTTCTTAATATGTGACTATAATAAGATGAACAGACTGGGGGGACGGGCTGAATCCGGGAGCTGTCAAAGTAGAAGCAACATTGCAGCAAGCAGTGTGAACAAGTAACAAACATCATCAAAGATCCATTCTTCTTGTTTCGTGATCCATGCTCCTTAATTGGGAAGATGAAATTCTAGTTCTATTAACCAAACTTATCTTTACCCATACTCTATTAACCAAATATATTATACGCAACTTGTCAAATTAGTTGCATCATTAAGGTTTAACAAGTTATAGACAATTCTTcattttgagaaagaaaaaagaacaaaaaggaaaggaaaaaaaaggctCATTAGACAgcagataattttttattttttattttttattttaaaaaaaaagggtagCCTGGtgtactaaagctcccgctatgtgtgGGGTAAAGGCCAGATCACAAGGGtatattgtacgcagccttaccctGCACCTCTGTAAGAGATTGTTTACATGGCTAggacccatgacctcctggtcacatggcaacaactttaccggtcactccaaggctccccttcccaCCAGATAAATCCCCAACTAATtgtttttatccatataaagccCTTTCTTTTCAGGCAACTCAAAGCTTGATAAATGCTTAATATGCTATTACCTAGAGGACACAaagaaaatttcctttttaacCTTTTTGAGATATAGGGGGAGGCAGGGAACAACGCAAGAAAACAATGTCTTAGTCAAGTAAACTGTAAACTCAGCAAGAAGATTAATTGTTGCCAAACTGACAGTTAAATGAGAGAAACACAATTCATAGGATGTGTTTCCATGAAGTATTACATagtcaagaactcaaaatgattTTTTCTGAACAATCTCCACCAAGCTCATTAGTTCAAAGTTATACATATCATTTTTGCAAGAGTCATAATCTCACTATAGTAGAAATTGCAAAAGACTAGATAGCCAAAATGTAGTGGAGTATCAAACCTCTGGCAAGCAGCgttttactttttatcttttcCATGCTGCTGAATTTTGTTGTATGGTTCACACACGTCAGGCATCTTATCCTTGTGGGGAAGCACATAAACTTGATAAAACTTCTGGTCTGATGGCAACAGAACAGTATACATACTGTAATCTTCGTTCAGTAGTTTCTTCTCAATCAAACTTCTCATGAGCTCCAACCGTggcaaaaccctctttttcatactgaacataagCAGTGTCGGATGAGAAGCCAAGTAGGCAGGCTTCAAACCAAGTTGCCCCATATAGAAGTTCAACGCAGCTCGCAATCTCTTCTGTGATAACCTCAAACAATACGGCAATAGCCGAACCAACTTAATTATCTCCAATTCCGACCAACCAAAATCCCTTAAAACCCCAAGTTTCGTATCTATCGTCGACTCTCTCATCGAAATAAAAACATCAACTCCATGTATAAACAACCCCGAGGCTGGTGAAATACTAAACTCATCTTCAAGTTTCTGCACTTTTTCCTCTACACTCTTAGGATTTGCCAAAAGCGTATACGGATTTTGAAGTATAAATTTCCTAATATCCCTATCAGTAAA
Proteins encoded in this window:
- the LOC107867588 gene encoding uncharacterized protein LOC107867588, with the translated sequence MAALLFRRFRICAAAKQFFLFEYSTTTASKTVSDNTHFLVNYLVNSLGFSKQDAISTNDKLTRFKTTGDPRTVLNFFEQSGLDKTHIGKIVTAVPKLLLCDVDKTLKPRLEILRDLGLSGSDLVKVVTGNLFVLGSPEVSEMKSCVSYLRDVLGSDEYVVKAIKKKTCLLSGKACERVRVNTLFFRSIGFTDRDIRKFILQNPYTLLANPKSVEEKVQKLEDEFSISPASGLFIHGVDVFISMRESTIDTKLGVLRDFGWSELEIIKLVRLLPYCLRLSQKRLRAALNFYMGQLGLKPAYLASHPTLLMFSMKKRVLPRLELMRSLIEKKLLNEDYSMYTVLLPSDQKFYQVYVLPHKDKMPDVCEPYNKIQQHGKDKK